In Nicotiana tabacum cultivar K326 chromosome 17, ASM71507v2, whole genome shotgun sequence, one DNA window encodes the following:
- the LOC107789037 gene encoding putative indole-3-acetic acid-amido synthetase GH3.1 yields MAIAISTVSSPLGPPACEKDAKALQFIEEMTRNVDSVQKKVLAEILSRNANTEYLQRFKLRGGTDRDTFKSKVPVVTYEEIQPDVQRIANGDRSPIFSSHPISEFLTSSGTSAGERKLMPTIQEELDRRQLLYSLLMPVMNLYVPGLDKGKGLYFLFIKAETKTPGGLLARPVLTSYYKSDQFKTRPYDPYNVYTSPNEAILCVDSFQSMYTQMLCGLLMREQVLRVGAVFASGLLRAIRFLQINWQTLVKDIAFGTLNTRVSDPSIKECMSKILKPNPELAEFIIKECESQNWEGIITRIWPNTKYLDVIVTGAMAQYIPTLDYYSGGLPKACTMYASSECYFGLNLNPMCKPSEVCYTIMPNMCYCEFIPHDPVNPATISRDSPPRLVDLADVELGKEYELVITTYAGLCRYRVGDILQVTGFHNSAPQFKFVRRKNVLLSIDSDKTDEAELQNAVENATQILRPYDTSVIEYTSYADTTTIPGHYVIYWELLTKDSNNSPSQEVLNKCCLAMEESLNSVYRQCRVADNSIGPLEIRVVEKGTFEELMDYAISRGASINQYKAPRCVNFTPILELLDSRVISVHFSPTAPHWTPE; encoded by the exons ATGGCCATAGCTATTAGTACTGTTTCATCTCCTCTTGGCCCTCCAGCATGTGAGAAGGATGCTAAGGCCCTTCAGTTCATTGAGGAGATGACCAGAAACGTTGATTCAGTCCAAAAAAAAGTCTTGGCTGAAATATTAAGTCGAAATGCCAATACTGAGTACCTTCAAAGATTTAAGCTTCGTGGTGGTACTGACCGTGACACATTCAAGTCCAAAGTACCAGTTGTCACATATGAGGAAATCCAACCTGATGTTCAGCGTATTGCCAATGGTGATCGTTCTCCAATTTTCTCATCTCATCCCATCTCCGAGTTCCTCACCAG CTCGGGGACATCTGCTGGTGAGAGAAAGCTGATGCCCACAATTCAAGAGGAGTTAGACCGGAGACAGCTTTTGTACAGTCTTCTAATGCCCGTCATGAATCT GTATGTACCTGGTCTAGACAAAGGGAAGGGCTTGTACTTCCTATTTATAAAGGCAGAAACCAAGACTCCTGGTGGGCTACTTGCAAGACCAGTCCTAACAAGTTACTACAAAAGTGATCAGTTCAAGACTAGGCCATACGATCCATACAACGTGTATACAAGTCCTAATGAGGCTATTCTCTGTGTCGACTCTTTCCAGAGCATGTATACTCAAATGCTCTGTGGCCTTCTCATGAGAGAACAGGTCCTTCGAGTAGGGGCTGTTTTTGCCTCTGGTCTACTTCGTGCCATTCGTTTTCTTCAAATCAATTGGCAGACACTTGTTAAGGATATCGCATTTGGGACACTAAACACTAGAGTTTCTGACCCTTCTATTAAGGAATGCATGTCCAAAATACTTAAACCAAATCCTGAACTTGCTGAGTTCATTATCAAGGAGTGCGAAAGCCAGAATTGGGAAGGGATCATTACTAGAATTTGGCCAAATACAAAGTACTTGGATGTGATTGTGACAG GTGCAATGGCTCAATACATCCCTACACTAGACTATTATAGTGGTGGTTTACCAAAGGCTTGTACCATGTATGCATCTTCCGAGTGTTATTTTGGCCTTAATTTGAACCCAATGTGCAAACCATCTGAAGTATGTTACACCATAATGCCTAATATGTGCTACTGTGAGTTTATCCCTCATGATCCAGTCAACCCTGCAACGATTTCTCGTGACTCACCACCCCGTCTCGTGGACCTGGCCGATGTGGAATTGGGAAAAGAATACGAGCTCGTGATCACAACCTACGCTGGATTATGTCGTTACAGAGTTGGTGACATACTCCAGGTCACTGGGTTTCACAACTCGGCTCCTCAGTTCAAATTCGTAAGGAGGAAGAATGTGCTATTGAGCATTGATTCGGACAAAACTGATGAGGCCGAGTTGCAAAATGCAGTTGAGAACGCTACGCAAATTTTGCGACCATATGACACAAGTGTGATTGAATACACTAGCTACGCTGACACTACAACAATTCCAGGACATTATGTGATCTATTGGGAATTACTTACAAAAGACTCAAATAATTCTCCGAGTCAGGAGGTATTGAACAAATGTTGCTTAGCTATGGAAGAATCATTGAATTCAGTTTATCGACAGTGCAGAGTTGCAGATAATTCAATTGGACCATTGGAAATTAGAGTAGTGGAAAAGGGAACATTTGAAGAGCTAATGGACTATGCAATTTCTAGGGGTGCATCTATAAATCAGTACAAGGCTCCTAGGTGCGTCAATTTTACCCCTATATTGGAACTACTAGACTCCAGGGTAATTTCAGTGCACTTTAGTCCAACTGCTCCTCACTGGACCCCAGAATGA